Proteins from a genomic interval of Spiroplasma endosymbiont of Lonchoptera lutea:
- a CDS encoding IS3 family transposase (programmed frameshift): MGNKTSYSEEFKKQIVMLYKNDKSVINLGKEYNLPKPTIYSWIKNYNNSGSFKAKDNRTVEENELIYLRKENQQLRMENDIFKASSTDNREKITIINNNKNKYSVRKICKILGLLKSTYYYQTNKCTKFDVNNYEQEVISAFNKSRKIYGARKIKAVLIRKNIILSRRKIRFIMIKNNLVSKYTKLKYCNHKKTVNNDEINNVLNRQFNDKKPNEVVVSDLTYVQVGTKWHYICLLIDLFNREVIGYSAGSNKTAELVQQAFHKITRPLNKITLFHTERGNEFKNKIIDEILITFKIKRSLSSKGCPYDNAVAEATYKTFKTEFINGKKFANLTQLKCELFDFVNWYNNIRIHGSLNYLTPVEFRKYQST, translated from the exons ATGGGAAATAAAACCTCATACTCTGAAGAATTTAAAAAACAAATTGTAATGCTATACAAAAATGACAAAAGTGTTATTAATTTAGGGAAAGAATATAATTTACCAAAACCAACTATTTATAGTTGAATTAAAAATTATAATAATTCTGGGTCATTTAAAGCAAAAGATAATCGCACTGTCGAAGAAAATGAATTAATTTACTTGCGAAAAGAAAACCAACAATTACGAATGGAAAATGACATTT TTAAAGCAAGCAGCACTGATAATCGGGAAAAAATAACAATAATTAATAACAATAAAAATAAATATTCAGTGAGGAAAATATGTAAGATTTTAGGTTTACTAAAATCAACATATTATTATCAAACTAATAAATGCACCAAGTTTGATGTTAATAATTATGAACAAGAAGTTATCAGTGCATTTAATAAAAGTCGCAAGATTTATGGTGCTCGTAAAATTAAAGCTGTTTTAATAAGAAAAAATATCATTTTATCACGACGAAAAATCCGATTCATTATGATCAAAAATAATTTGGTTTCTAAATACACCAAGTTAAAATATTGTAATCATAAAAAAACAGTTAATAATGACGAAATTAATAATGTTTTAAATCGTCAATTTAATGACAAAAAACCAAATGAAGTTGTTGTTAGTGATTTAACATATGTTCAAGTTGGCACTAAATGACATTATATTTGTTTATTAATTGACTTGTTTAATCGCGAAGTAATTGGCTATAGTGCTGGATCAAATAAAACTGCTGAATTAGTTCAACAAGCTTTTCACAAGATAACACGACCATTAAATAAAATAACTTTATTTCATACTGAACGTGGTAATGAGTTTAAAAATAAAATTATTGATGAAATTTTAATAACCTTTAAAATTAAAAGATCATTAAGCTCCAAAGGATGCCCATATGATAATGCTGTTGCTGAAGCAACTTACAAAACCTTTAAAACCGAATTTATTAACGGTAAAAAATTTGCAAACTTAACACAACTAAAATGCGAACTATTTGATTTTGTTAATTGATATAACAATATTCGAATTCATGGCAGTTTAAATTATTTAACTCCCGTTGAATTTAGAAAATACCAGTCTACATAA
- a CDS encoding IS30 family transposase, which produces MYKYLTIESIIAIKEYKSYGFSIRKIAKAIDYSKSTVHRVCKLLNQNLLPLEILNQVQKNKQNAGRKLIILTLTEINTINYLLITKNYALDIIADFLKKNKIKNISTKTLYNMFKTNRMGFDEKNLLRKGKNKPHKQKETRGRINNCKSIHERNLIIPNIKNIQEFGHLEGDTIVGKDHKSSIITLADLWSKTTIPLKTKNHKAESITQSIIKFISKLIPGTIKTITFDRGKEFSKWKLIEKNCNVKIYFADAGKPCQRGLNENNNGILRRYLPKSTDLSSYKQKDLNSIAFQINSTPRKSLSYKRPIDLIQLF; this is translated from the coding sequence ATGTATAAGTATCTGACTATTGAATCAATAATAGCAATAAAAGAATATAAAAGTTATGGATTTTCTATTCGTAAAATAGCAAAAGCAATTGATTATAGTAAATCAACTGTACACAGAGTTTGTAAATTATTAAATCAAAACTTATTACCATTAGAAATATTGAATCAAGTTCAAAAAAATAAACAAAATGCAGGTAGAAAATTAATAATTTTAACTTTAACAGAAATTAATACTATCAATTATTTGTTAATTACTAAAAATTATGCTCTTGATATAATTGCTGATTTTTTAAAGAAAAATAAAATAAAAAATATTTCAACAAAAACTTTATATAACATGTTTAAAACAAATCGAATGGGTTTTGATGAAAAAAATTTATTGAGAAAAGGCAAAAATAAACCTCATAAACAAAAAGAAACTAGGGGCAGAATTAATAATTGTAAATCTATTCATGAAAGAAATTTAATCATTCCAAATATTAAAAATATACAAGAATTTGGCCATTTAGAGGGAGATACTATCGTTGGTAAAGATCATAAAAGTTCTATTATTACTTTAGCTGATCTATGATCAAAAACCACAATTCCTTTGAAAACTAAAAATCATAAAGCAGAAAGTATTACACAAAGTATAATAAAATTTATTTCAAAATTAATACCAGGAACAATTAAAACTATTACTTTTGATCGTGGTAAAGAATTTAGTAAATGAAAATTAATTGAAAAAAATTGTAATGTTAAAATTTATTTTGCAGATGCCGGAAAACCTTGTCAAAGAGGTTTAAATGAGAACAATAATGGTATTTTAAGAAGATATTTACCAAAATCTACTGATTTATCTTCATATAAACAAAAAGACTTAAATTCTATAGCATTTCAAATTAATTCTACACCCAGAAAATCATTATCTTATAAAAGACCAATAGATTTAATACAATTATTTTAA
- a CDS encoding helix-turn-helix domain-containing protein, with amino-acid sequence MGYKHLGIDERIYIENQLKFKVKISEIAKNLNRSISTINREVNRNKDNNHYFSLIAQNKAENRKQLHVYFHKFKNRELVKYVQQKLLLGWSPEQIYGRIKNFHQEWIISFKTILYYSTDIC; translated from the coding sequence ATGGGATACAAACATCTTGGCATAGATGAAAGAATTTATATTGAGAATCAATTGAAATTTAAAGTAAAAATTAGTGAAATAGCTAAAAATCTTAATCGAAGTATTAGTACTATTAATCGAGAAGTTAATAGAAATAAAGATAATAATCATTATTTTTCATTAATTGCACAAAATAAAGCAGAAAATAGAAAACAATTACATGTTTATTTTCATAAATTTAAAAATAGAGAATTAGTAAAATATGTACAACAAAAATTATTATTAGGTTGATCGCCTGAACAAATTTATGGCAGAATTAAAAATTTTCATCAAGAATGAATTATTAGTTTTAAAACAATTTTGTACTATAGCACAGACATATGTTAG
- a CDS encoding DDE-type integrase/transposase/recombinase, protein MHYRDKNYHKTKKRVNSYLNLCKQAYTEKITLKSLIRKHFHNIDITFYRWAKKIITGYYENDFSNLIIKSTKPLNPHYQFNIESRKKVCDLFYKYKNIKAGGVWSLYNNLLRGEHDAHKYNLPRNIRTFYRWIKNDPRYDRIRQKNKENKRYYHRYEVKEIGLIQMDAKHFSKLKYPVEKNMYVYDFIDEMTRIVFGYVYDSLGTNNAINAVQRAIYDFKKFGIEVKRIRTDNAPEFTTTNWSNKNEYKIKERPFSKYLKDNKIIHETTPIRSPQSNGKIERFHKNYNNLLLLDDIKRFNTNELQIYLNEYYYFYNFQRNHWTIKDTPFNFLNKLLKTSWN, encoded by the coding sequence ATCCATTACCGAGATAAAAACTATCATAAAACTAAAAAACGAGTTAATAGTTATTTAAACCTCTGCAAGCAAGCTTATACCGAAAAAATTACTTTAAAATCATTAATTAGAAAACACTTTCACAATATTGACATAACTTTTTATCGCTGAGCTAAAAAAATTATTACTGGTTACTATGAAAATGATTTTAGTAATTTAATAATTAAATCAACAAAACCGCTGAATCCACATTATCAATTTAACATTGAAAGTCGTAAAAAAGTATGTGATTTATTTTACAAATACAAAAATATCAAAGCGGGTGGTGTTTGGTCGCTATATAATAATCTCCTTAGAGGTGAACATGACGCCCATAAATATAATTTACCAAGAAATATCAGAACATTTTATCGTTGAATTAAAAATGACCCTCGCTATGATAGAATTAGACAAAAAAATAAGGAAAACAAACGCTATTATCACCGTTATGAAGTAAAAGAAATAGGATTAATACAAATGGATGCTAAACACTTTTCCAAGTTAAAATATCCGGTAGAAAAAAATATGTATGTCTATGATTTTATTGACGAAATGACACGCATAGTATTTGGTTATGTTTATGATAGTTTAGGAACTAATAATGCTATTAATGCTGTACAAAGAGCAATATATGATTTTAAAAAGTTTGGAATAGAAGTTAAACGAATTAGAACTGATAATGCTCCTGAATTCACTACTACTAATTGAAGTAATAAAAATGAATATAAGATAAAAGAAAGACCTTTTAGTAAATATTTAAAAGATAATAAGATAATACACGAAACTACTCCAATTCGTTCACCACAAAGTAACGGTAAGATAGAAAGATTTCATAAAAATTATAATAATTTATTATTGTTAGATGATATTAAAAGATTTAATACTAATGAATTACAAATTTATTTAAATGAATATTATTACTTTTATAACTTCCAAAGGAATCATTGAACAATAAAAGACACCCCATTCAATTTTTTAAATAAACTTTTAAAAACCTCTTGAAACTAA
- a CDS encoding IS3 family transposase (programmed frameshift): MGNKTSYSEEFKKQIVMLYKNDKSVINLGKEYNLPKPTIYSWIKNYNNSGSFKAKDNRTVEENELIYLRKENQQLRMENDIFKASSTDNREKITIINNNKNKYSVRKICKILGLLKSTYYYQTNKCTKFDVNNYEQEVISAFNKSRKIYGARKIKAVLIRKNIILSRRKIRFIMIKNNLVSKYTKLKYWNHKKTVNNDEINNVLNRQFNDKKPNEVVVSDLTYVQVGTKWHYICLLIDLFNREVIGYSAGPNKTAELVQQAFHKITRPLNKITLFHTDRGNEFKNKIIDEILITFKIKRSLSSKGCPYDNAVAEATYKTFKTEFINGKKFANLTQLKCELFDFVNWYNNIRIHGSLNYLTPVEFRKYQST; this comes from the exons ATGGGAAATAAAACCTCATACTCTGAAGAATTTAAAAAACAAATTGTAATGCTATACAAAAATGACAAAAGTGTTATTAATTTAGGGAAAGAATATAATTTACCAAAACCAACTATTTATAGTTGAATTAAAAATTATAATAATTCTGGGTCATTTAAAGCAAAAGATAATCGCACTGTCGAAGAAAATGAATTAATTTACTTGCGAAAAGAAAACCAACAATTACGAATGGAAAATGACATTT TTAAAGCAAGCAGCACTGATAATCGGGAAAAAATAACAATAATTAATAACAACAAAAATAAATATTCAGTGAGGAAAATATGTAAGATTTTAGGTTTACTAAAATCAACATATTATTATCAAACTAATAAATGCACCAAGTTTGATGTTAATAATTATGAACAAGAAGTTATCAGTGCATTTAATAAAAGTCGCAAGATTTATGGTGCTCGTAAAATTAAAGCTGTTTTAATAAGAAAAAATATCATTTTATCACGACGAAAAATCCGATTCATTATGATCAAAAATAATTTGGTTTCTAAATACACCAAGTTAAAATATTGAAATCATAAAAAAACAGTTAATAATGACGAAATTAATAATGTTTTAAATCGTCAATTTAATGACAAAAAACCAAATGAAGTTGTTGTTAGTGATTTAACATATGTTCAAGTTGGCACTAAATGACATTATATTTGTTTATTAATTGACTTGTTTAATCGCGAAGTAATTGGCTATAGTGCTGGACCAAATAAAACTGCTGAATTAGTTCAACAAGCTTTTCACAAGATAACACGACCATTAAATAAAATAACTTTATTTCATACTGATCGTGGTAATGAGTTTAAAAATAAAATTATTGATGAAATTTTAATAACCTTTAAAATTAAAAGATCATTAAGCTCCAAAGGATGCCCATATGATAATGCTGTTGCTGAAGCAACTTACAAAACCTTTAAAACCGAATTTATTAACGGTAAAAAATTTGCAAACTTAACACAACTAAAATGCGAACTATTTGATTTTGTTAATTGATATAACAATATTCGAATTCATGGCAGTTTAAATTATTTAACTCCCGTTGAATTTAGAAAATACCAGTCTACATAA
- a CDS encoding IS30 family transposase produces MYKYLTIESIIAIKEYKSYGFSIRKIAKAIDYSKSTVHRVCKLLNQNLLPLEILNQVQKNKQNAGRKLIILTLTEINTINHLLITKNYALDIIADFLKKNKIKNISTKTLYNMFKTNRMGFDEKNLLRKGKNKPHKQKETRVRINNCKSIHERNLIIPNIKNIQEFGHLEGDTIVGKDHKSSIITLADIWSKTTIPLKTKNHKAESITQSIIKFISKLIPGTIKTITFDRGKEFSKWKLIEKNCNVKIYFADAGKPCQRGLNENNNGILRRYLPKSTDLSSYKQKDLNSIAFQINSTPRKSLSYKRPIDLIQLF; encoded by the coding sequence ATGTATAAGTATTTGACTATTGAATCAATAATAGCAATAAAAGAATATAAAAGTTATGGATTTTCTATTCGTAAAATAGCAAAAGCAATTGATTATAGTAAATCAACTGTACACAGAGTTTGTAAATTATTAAATCAAAACTTATTACCATTAGAAATATTGAATCAAGTTCAAAAAAATAAACAAAATGCAGGTAGAAAATTAATAATTTTAACTTTAACAGAAATTAATACTATCAATCATTTGTTAATTACTAAAAATTATGCTCTTGATATAATTGCTGATTTTTTAAAGAAAAATAAAATAAAAAATATTTCAACAAAAACTTTATATAACATGTTTAAAACAAATCGAATGGGTTTTGATGAAAAAAATTTATTGAGAAAAGGCAAAAATAAACCTCATAAACAAAAAGAAACTAGGGTCAGAATTAATAATTGTAAATCTATTCATGAAAGAAATTTAATCATTCCAAATATTAAAAATATACAAGAATTTGGCCATTTAGAGGGAGATACTATCGTTGGTAAAGATCATAAAAGTTCTATTATTACTTTAGCTGATATATGATCAAAAACCACAATTCCTTTGAAAACTAAAAATCATAAAGCAGAAAGTATTACACAAAGTATAATAAAATTTATTTCAAAATTAATACCAGGAACAATTAAAACTATTACTTTTGATCGTGGTAAAGAATTTAGTAAATGAAAATTAATTGAAAAAAATTGTAATGTTAAAATTTATTTTGCAGATGCCGGAAAACCTTGTCAAAGAGGTTTAAATGAGAACAATAATGGTATTTTAAGAAGATATTTACCAAAATCTACTGATTTATCTTCATATAAACAAAAAGACTTAAATTCTATAGCATTTCAAATTAATTCTACACCCAGAAAATCATTATCTTATAAAAGACCAATAGATTTAATACAATTATTTTAA
- a CDS encoding IS30 family transposase: protein MCALHSFKTIYNWIYSGLLEKVTSKNLRRKGKKRKSQENRGKFNGKSIKERNVNNRITLGHWEGDTVVSSRGKSKSCLITLVERTSRFTLAILVENRTTKVINKNISHYLSILPNNLVKTITFDRGKEFANWQQLEKNLNVKIYFADAYSPWQRGTNENTNGLIREKFPKKFNFSNTTKNAVHKFILSLNQRPRKILNYLSPIEYLVRKII, encoded by the coding sequence GTGTGTGCTTTACACAGTTTTAAAACAATTTACAATTGAATTTATTCTGGATTACTTGAAAAGGTTACTAGTAAAAATTTAAGAAGAAAAGGTAAGAAACGAAAATCTCAAGAAAATCGGGGTAAATTTAATGGTAAATCCATTAAAGAACGAAATGTTAATAATCGCATAACTCTTGGCCATTGAGAAGGTGATACTGTAGTATCATCACGAGGTAAAAGTAAATCATGTTTAATAACTTTAGTTGAAAGAACATCAAGATTTACTTTAGCAATATTAGTTGAAAATAGAACTACTAAAGTTATTAACAAAAATATTAGTCATTATTTATCAATTCTTCCAAATAATCTTGTTAAGACTATAACATTTGATAGGGGTAAAGAATTTGCTAATTGACAACAACTTGAAAAAAATTTAAATGTGAAAATTTATTTTGCTGATGCATATTCACCTTGACAAAGAGGTACTAATGAAAATACTAATGGTTTAATTAGAGAAAAATTTCCTAAAAAATTTAATTTTTCAAACACTACTAAAAATGCAGTTCATAAATTTATATTGTCTTTAAACCAAAGACCAAGAAAAATACTAAATTATCTTTCGCCAATCGAATATTTGGTTAGAAAAATAATTTAG
- a CDS encoding alkaline phosphatase, translating into MLNNIKYIVIFGSDAYGSYLLEDNAGSTFKMLMEKGAYSLNSRSVVPIMSSVNWTSLLCGTAPNFHGRTQWDSETGDAKSVYDYVNNKNVPSIFTLFKKQTNLKTAAFFRWSQFQYILDVNSLDYWSNVMVKDVDSWKPTKKTIWISSNDNIKPNQMIIDDYCQYLIAKKPELSFVYVNEPDTVGHKIGHQTTEIKTMALQVDLWVKQVLETISHISEMKDNTLFVFIADHGGKGQGDDCHGNFNDYEIKVPVFFYGAGVKNTGQFLEQTIQYDITATLAWLMELDSPDYWQGKVIYSPFINYQEYYEDVISEC; encoded by the coding sequence ATGTTGAATAATATTAAGTATATTGTTATTTTTGGGTCGGATGCTTATGGATCATATTTACTAGAAGATAATGCTGGAAGTACTTTTAAAATGTTAATGGAAAAAGGCGCATATTCGTTAAATAGTCGGAGTGTTGTTCCGATTATGTCTAGTGTTAACTGAACATCGTTATTATGTGGGACCGCACCTAATTTTCATGGGCGTACGCAATGAGATTCCGAAACGGGTGACGCAAAAAGTGTTTATGATTATGTGAATAATAAAAATGTCCCTAGTATTTTTACATTGTTTAAAAAGCAAACTAATTTGAAAACAGCAGCATTTTTTCGGTGATCGCAATTCCAATATATTTTAGATGTTAATTCATTAGATTATTGAAGTAATGTGATGGTTAAAGATGTTGATTCTTGAAAACCAACTAAGAAAACTATTTGAATTAGTAGTAATGATAACATTAAACCTAATCAGATGATTATTGATGATTATTGTCAATATTTAATTGCTAAAAAACCGGAATTATCTTTTGTTTATGTTAATGAACCAGATACTGTTGGACATAAGATTGGTCATCAAACAACAGAAATTAAAACAATGGCGTTGCAAGTTGATTTGTGGGTAAAACAAGTTTTAGAAACGATTAGTCATATTTCCGAAATGAAAGATAATACATTATTTGTTTTTATTGCTGATCATGGTGGCAAAGGTCAAGGTGATGATTGCCACGGTAATTTTAATGATTATGAGATTAAAGTACCAGTTTTCTTTTATGGTGCTGGTGTTAAAAATACAGGGCAGTTTTTAGAGCAAACTATTCAATATGATATTACAGCCACATTGGCTTGATTAATGGAGTTGGATAGTCCTGATTATTGACAAGGAAAGGTTATTTATTCACCATTTATTAATTATCAAGAATATTATGAGGATGTGATATCGGAATGTTAA